A window of Mycolicibacterium madagascariense genomic DNA:
GTCGTACAGGGTGCCGTCGGGCTGCAACGTCAGGATGGCCCCACCACCGCTCTCGGTGTGCGTGTCCTCCCGCGCGTTCAGCCCGATGGACACACCGTTCGCGTCCAACTCCGACCAGTCCTCGCCCTCGTTCTTGACCGTCAACCCGAGGGTCTCGCCATAGAACTTGAGCGCCCTGGCCATGTCGTCGACGGGCATCCACACCGTCGCAATGCCATTCGCCATCCCTACCTCCACATGCTGATCGATTCGAATTCCCTCGATGACCTACCCGCTACCGGGGCGGTTACACCTCGCGACGCGACGGGACCCCGGGCGCACGGTCCAGCCGCGCGGAATCGGAGCACGCGTCAGGGGATTCGACCCAGCAGGCTGCGCGCGACGATGGTGACCAGAACCCGGTCATGGGTGATGACGAGATCGAACCGGCGGTCGCCCTCGGGCCCGGTTGCCTCCGTTGGCCGTTCGCGCGCCACCAGTGCCGCGGCGTGATGCGGCCCGAGGACCACCACGATCCACTGCGTGCACAACGGATCGTCGGCGGCGAGGTCGACGCCC
This region includes:
- a CDS encoding VOC family protein — encoded protein: MANGIATVWMPVDDMARALKFYGETLGLTVKNEGEDWSELDANGVSIGLNAREDTHTESGGGAILTLQPDGTLYDELVRLTDAGVTFVGEVADRPWGRVASFKDSEGNDLQLYEPPSE